The following proteins are co-located in the Billgrantia tianxiuensis genome:
- a CDS encoding aromatic ring-hydroxylating oxygenase subunit alpha has product MDPISPTSLDDPLDPARQAVSAMLAERERNFSLPQPFYNDARLFALDMQEIFGKEWLFAGMTCEIPAKGNYMTLQVGDNPVILVRGDGGTIHAFHNVCRHRGSRLCVSDKGKVAKLVCPYHQWTYELDGRLLFAGSDMGENFDLSAYGLKPVHVRTGGGFIFISLAEQPPAAIDDFLITLEHYLEPYEMGNLKVAVESNIVEQANWKLVIENNRECYHCNGSHPELLNSLQEFDDTDDPRATPAYKALVAKKQSDWDEQQVPWQLKRFGKRNRLTRTPLLDGVVSMTMDGKPACRKLMGRLTSPDMGSLRILHLPNSWNHFMGDHSIVFRVLPLGPQETLVTTKWLVHKDAVEGVDYNPDEMRRVWDATNAQDKRLAEENQRGINSKAYQPGPYSETYEFGVIDFIDWYSERMQENLGNSAPHLQLVRG; this is encoded by the coding sequence ATGGATCCGATCTCACCCACTTCCCTGGACGACCCCCTGGACCCGGCGCGGCAAGCCGTCTCCGCGATGCTCGCCGAACGCGAGCGCAACTTCTCGCTGCCCCAGCCCTTCTACAACGATGCCCGGCTGTTCGCCCTGGACATGCAGGAGATCTTCGGCAAGGAGTGGCTGTTCGCCGGCATGACCTGCGAGATCCCCGCCAAGGGCAACTACATGACCCTGCAGGTCGGCGACAACCCGGTGATCCTGGTACGCGGCGACGGCGGTACCATCCATGCCTTCCATAACGTCTGCCGCCATCGCGGCTCGCGGCTGTGCGTCAGCGACAAGGGCAAGGTGGCCAAGCTGGTCTGCCCCTACCATCAGTGGACCTACGAGCTCGACGGCCGCCTGCTGTTCGCCGGCAGCGACATGGGCGAGAACTTCGACCTTTCCGCCTACGGCCTCAAGCCGGTCCACGTGCGCACCGGCGGCGGCTTCATCTTCATCAGCCTGGCCGAGCAGCCGCCTGCCGCCATCGACGACTTCCTGATCACCCTGGAGCACTATCTCGAGCCCTACGAGATGGGCAACCTCAAGGTCGCGGTGGAGTCGAACATCGTCGAGCAGGCCAACTGGAAGCTGGTGATCGAGAACAATCGCGAGTGCTACCACTGCAACGGCTCCCACCCGGAGCTGCTCAACTCGCTGCAGGAGTTCGACGATACCGACGATCCCCGCGCCACGCCCGCCTACAAGGCACTGGTGGCGAAGAAGCAGTCCGACTGGGACGAGCAGCAGGTTCCCTGGCAGCTCAAGCGCTTCGGCAAGCGCAACCGGCTGACCCGCACCCCGCTGCTGGATGGCGTGGTCTCGATGACGATGGACGGCAAGCCGGCCTGCCGCAAGCTGATGGGCCGCCTGACCAGCCCCGACATGGGCTCGCTGCGCATCCTGCACCTGCCCAACTCCTGGAACCACTTCATGGGCGATCACTCCATCGTATTCCGCGTGCTGCCGCTGGGGCCGCAGGAAACGCTGGTGACCACCAAATGGCTGGTGCACAAGGATGCGGTGGAGGGCGTCGACTACAACCCCGATGAAATGCGTCGGGTGTGGGACGCCACCAACGCCCAGGACAAGCGCCTGGCCGAGGAGAACCAGCGCGGCATCAATTCCAAGGCCTACCAGCCCGGCCCCTACTCGGAGACCTACGAGTTCGGCGTGATCGACTTCATCGACTGGTACAGCGAGCGGATGCAGGAGAACCTCGGGAACAGCGCTCCCCACCTGCAGTTGGTGAGGGGCTAA
- the fdhA gene encoding formaldehyde dehydrogenase, glutathione-independent has translation MSQANRGVVYKGPGKVDVESIPYPELALGNRKCDHGVILKVVTTNICGSDQHMVRGRTTAPSGLVLGHEITGLVIECGRDVEFIKPGDLVSVPFNIACGRCRNCKEGKTGICLNVNPARPGAAYGYVDMGGWVGGQTEYVMVPYADFNLLKFPDTDQAMEKIRDLTLLSDIFPTGFHGCVTAGVGPGSTVYIAGAGPVGLAAAASAQLLGAACVIVGDMIEERLAQARSFGCETIDLTQDGDMADRLEAILGEREVDCFVDCVGFEAHACGCNHDKEAPATVLNSAMQMTRAGGQIGIPGLYVTEDPGAVDDAAKQGALSMRFGLGWAKSHSFHTGQCPVMKYHRPLMQAILFNKIKIADAVNVQMISLDQAPQGYADFDGGAAKKFVIDPHGSVAA, from the coding sequence ATGAGCCAAGCCAACCGAGGAGTCGTCTACAAGGGCCCGGGTAAGGTCGACGTCGAATCCATTCCCTATCCGGAACTCGCCCTCGGCAATCGCAAATGCGACCACGGTGTGATCCTGAAGGTCGTCACTACCAATATTTGCGGCAGCGACCAGCACATGGTGCGCGGCCGCACCACCGCGCCGTCCGGCCTGGTGCTGGGCCACGAGATCACCGGCCTGGTGATCGAGTGCGGGCGCGATGTGGAATTCATCAAGCCGGGCGACCTGGTCTCGGTGCCCTTCAACATTGCCTGCGGACGCTGCCGCAACTGCAAGGAAGGCAAGACCGGTATCTGTCTCAACGTCAACCCGGCACGCCCCGGTGCCGCTTACGGTTACGTCGACATGGGTGGCTGGGTCGGTGGCCAGACGGAATACGTCATGGTGCCCTACGCCGACTTCAACCTGCTGAAGTTCCCCGACACCGACCAGGCCATGGAGAAGATCCGCGACCTGACCCTGCTCTCCGACATCTTCCCCACCGGCTTCCACGGCTGCGTGACGGCCGGCGTTGGACCGGGCAGCACCGTTTATATCGCCGGGGCCGGCCCGGTGGGACTGGCGGCGGCGGCCTCGGCCCAGCTGCTGGGGGCGGCCTGCGTGATCGTCGGCGACATGATCGAGGAGCGCCTGGCCCAGGCCCGCAGCTTCGGCTGCGAAACCATCGACCTGACCCAGGACGGTGACATGGCCGACCGGCTCGAGGCGATTCTCGGCGAGCGCGAGGTCGACTGCTTCGTCGACTGCGTCGGCTTCGAGGCCCACGCCTGCGGCTGCAATCACGACAAGGAGGCGCCTGCCACCGTGCTCAACTCGGCGATGCAGATGACCCGGGCCGGCGGCCAGATCGGCATTCCGGGCCTCTACGTGACCGAAGACCCCGGTGCCGTCGACGATGCCGCCAAGCAGGGTGCTCTGAGCATGCGCTTCGGCCTTGGCTGGGCCAAGTCCCACTCCTTCCATACTGGACAGTGCCCGGTGATGAAGTACCACCGTCCGCTGATGCAGGCGATCCTGTTCAACAAGATCAAGATCGCCGATGCGGTCAACGTGCAGATGATCTCGCTGGATCAGGCACCGCAGGGATATGCCGATTTCGACGGCGGTGCGGCCAAGAAATTCGTCATCGACCCGCATGGCAGCGTCGCCGCGTAA